One genomic window of Pelecanus crispus isolate bPelCri1 chromosome 18, bPelCri1.pri, whole genome shotgun sequence includes the following:
- the CCR7 gene encoding C-C chemokine receptor type 7: protein MDGGKQLKVTLVFSLPLIFQFCTGYNVTEDYDSNTTIDYTMFETLCEKEEVRNFRAAFLPAMYSLICFTGLLGNGLVMLTYIYFKRLKTMTDIYLLNLALADILFLLTLPFWATSAAMHWLFGEFACKAVYCICKMSFFSGMLLLLSISIDRYFAIVQAASAHRFRPRMIFISKVTCILIWFLAFILSIPELVHSGVSGSDNHPRCSIITNDLQTFNTGIKVSQMVFGFLFPLLVMSVCYLIIIKTLLQARNFEKNKAIKVIIAVVIVFVVFQLPYNSVMLAKTISAFNHTSSCEESKKLDMADDVTYTLACFRCCLNPFLYAFIGVKFRNDLFKLLKELGCLSQERLWQLSTCRESKRFSFAMETETTTTFSP, encoded by the exons GCAAGCAGTTAAAGGTCACCCTTGTTTTCAGCCTTCCTCTAATTTTTCAG TTCTGCACTGGGTACAACGTCACCGAGGACTATGACTCCAACACCACCATCGACTACACCATGTTCGAGACCCTGTGTGAGAAGGAGGAAGTCCGTAACTTCCGCgctgccttcctcccagccATGTACTCCCTCATCTGCttcacagggctgctggggaaCGGGCTGGTGATGCTCACCTACATCTACTTCAAGAGGCTCAAGACCATGACGGACATCTATTTGCTGAACCTGGCTCTGGCAGACATCCTCTTCCTGCTGACCCTCCCCTTTTGGGCCACAAGTGCAGCCATGCACTGGCTGTTTGGGGAGTTTGCCTGCAAAGCTGTCTATTGCATCTGCAAAATGAGTTTCTTCAGCGGGATGCTGCTCCTCCTGTCCATCAGCATTGACAGGTACTTTGCCATCGTTCAGGCTGCCTCAGCCCACCGCTTCCGTCCCCGGATGATATTCATTAGCAAGGTCACTTGCATCCTCATTTGGTTCCTGGCCTTCATCCTCTCAATCCCTGAGCTGGTTCACAGTGGTGTAAGTGGCTCAGACAACCATCCCCGTTGTTCCATCATCACTAATGACTTGCAGACCTTCAACACTGGCATCAAAGTGTCCCAAATGGTTTTTGGCTTCTTATTTCCCCTACTGGTCATGTCCGTCTGCTACCTCATCATCATCAAAACATTACTCCAGGCCCGCAACTTTGAGAAGAATAAAGCCATCAAGGTCATCATTGCCGTGGTAATTGTCTTCGTTGTCTTCCAGCTGCCCTACAACAGCGTCATGCTGGCCAAGACCATCTCAGCCTTCAACCACACCAGCTCGTGCGAGGAGAGCAAGAAGCTTGACATGGCAGATGACGTGACCTACACTCTGGCCTGCTTCCGATGCTGCCTCAATCCTTTCCTCTACGCCTTCATCGGCGTCAAATTCCGCAACGACCTCTTCAAGCTTCTGAAGGAGCTGGGCTGCCTGAGCCAGGAGCGCCTCTGGCAGCTGTCCACTTGCCGCGAGAGCAAGAGGTTTTCCTTTGCCATGGAGACAGAGACAACCACCACCTTCTCCCCATGA